AGCCTCTCTTCAATGATAAGAAGCgagattaaatgaaaggaaaagtcACACCAGTAACCAGACGGATACTGTTTTCCTTACATTTAACCTCTTCCTGCTTACAAGGAAGCAATAAATGCTTTTGTTAACAGCATATGTACGGGCCCGCGTACATGTTGTAAAAAGGGGTGCACCTTTGCTtggtatatataaatatatatatatatatatatatatatagcacaggCAACATCGTAAAAGAAAATCTCACTTCCATCGGGACACAGCAGGAACTGTTACCACGCGTGCTGGCTAATTTTGTGATGGGAATGCTATCAACGCCACCAATCTAATGCATAGCTCATTAGACGTTCATTAGGGAGCCATGAGACAGCCACAAGAAAAGTGCTCTGGAGTGCACATTGGGAAGATATTTCATGCTAACAAGAAAAACACCGATCAATTATTCAACAGACAGACGGTGGCCAATATGTTTTAGAAGGACATTAGGAATACATTAGGAAATTCCAAAGGAACACATCAGAAAGTAAAATGACTGTAATGTCAAAACTGATGAGACTATTACGTGAAACTCATCTCACATTTTCCTAAGGGTAGTGCAAGATACGGCCATTTTACTTGGAAACACTACCATGTCTGACAGGATGTTCGGCGGGGTTTCTTCAACAACGATGACTGCCGAGCATTTATCCTCTGAAATTGCGTGCAGCCAATGAATAACTTTGAGTCGGAGGTCCCATTTCTTTTACTAGGAAACGTGACAGGGGTAGGCTAAACTAAAATTTTATTATTCTGTACTTAGTTCAACGGTGAAAAATGCACGATGGATGTTCTTACTATATGCACCTTGACTTCCTAATAAAGAACCTCGTAATAAAACTATGTAATTTTATACGCACTTCCCGACAGTTCATCATAATTTTTGACTGAAGAGGATGAAGGGGCAAGGTCCCACTTGCTCTCGAACTGGCTTCCTTGTCTTCTTGCTTCTGTGGCTAACAACAGTTGAGCTCTTTCGATCCCCTCATTGTTCCCGCTCATTGCACAGTGAGCGCCTCAACTCGAGCGCATTTCATGCCTTCAGGTAATATGTGAGTGCGTATTTGCCAGTCGTCTGCTACTTTGTTCACGTACTACGCGACACCTGGTGCCGAAAGCACGTATCACACTAAAAGGGTAGCCATTCGACCTTGCCGGCGCGACAAAGTGCAAGCAAAGCGCAAGAAAACGTGGACAGAGGGAGTACATGTGTCGCATATGTCGTGTGCTCCCTCTGAacgtcgttttctttcttttttttcttttgcgctttATTTGCAGTGTGCTTCACATCTGCCAACATGGCCGTGAATGGCACGGGCTAAAACTCCCGTGCTATTTTCGTGGACGTAACACATggccaaaaaagtttacggatGGACGGTCGCCAAGGTAGCCTAATGGTAGAGCACGGCGCGAGTAATGCGTAAGACCTGGGTTATCGCCTCCAACTTTCATTTTGCCTTTTCCTTATTGCTAAAtacatttaaaacaaaactatcaGTGAAGTATCCACAATGCTTTGTCTGGTTTCGTTTTCCCTTTGCTTCCTGTTGGTTGTAAATACCAAAACAAATTTAGCCCCTCGGTTCCCCGTATCCTTTCCGCTCTACATCCGGTAAATTCGGCGCCCCAATGCATACACGTGCATACCTGAGTCTCGACATCGAGGATCTCAAGCACAGTGTCGAAGTTTTCCCTGTTGCCGCCGACCTGCTGCGAGATGGCGAAGTGCGCCATCTCCTCGAACGCAGGGTCTTCGCCCACCTGCTTCTTCTGCCAGGAACCCGGGGGACCGAGGGCCTGGCAGGTGAAGGCGGCGACCAGGAGAACCGCGACTGCACGCACTACGGCGACACTTGGCGAAACCATGGCTTATGGCTTTCGGGAGAACCGCGAAGTCGCTGGCTGCAGAGAACGTGAAGGTACGTTACACCCGACTTCGCTTAATGCCGGTCCTCACAGCGAGACACCGGCACTATGCTGTCTTTCGGGAcggagagagaaacaaaaacaaaattaacttaacgacaaaaaagaaatggcagAACAGCGCCGTGAGCTGTACAGATGACAAGAAAACGTGGCATCTGTAGATGAGAGTCCAGACAGAGTCACAATAAAGCCACTTTTTCATTCCTATCGCTTCACCTAACGGccgttattgttctttttttatttatttacgcctTTCTTCCTGTTTTCTCTATCCGCGTCTTCCACCAGGACGGCCATTTGTGTGAGTGGTCTAGTTCTGCGAACGGGGGCAAAGCAGCGCAAAGCCTGCAGTGCGGGAAACAAAGGCAAGCTGTAAGTAAAATGAACGAATTTTCATTATTTCCTTCTTTGATATGCATAAATCAGTGATGTCAATGATTTTTCCACTTactgaactatctttcttttcGCACTTAAAGTGTGCAGAAGAATCGCGATTTCAAAGTAGCCCAGATTAGTGCGCTACTTCGCAATCATGATTCTCTtgcattcttttctttattaccaTTATCATTACGTGCCgtgtcatttctttcttctttttttgccactcTTCCGGAGGGCTAACATATACTTTTCCAGTGCAGTATTTCTTGTGTAACGTTCGCGCACCGCGCACTCGGTCCTTCTGTCTACGTGATGGAATGCCCCTCCTGGCAGCAGAGATCCACCCGCGTACGACCTGGCCAAGTTCACGGATCGTTCAGGAGTGACGTCGTGCCTAATGTATTCGCGAAGCAGGGGGATTTGGTGCGCGAGGCCGCGAGCGTAGCCAAGGTGTTGGCGCAGCCGGATTTGTCGCGTTCCTCGTTCATACCGAACGCTTTTATAGTTTTCAGAGCAGCTTATTCGAGCCGAGC
The sequence above is a segment of the Dermacentor variabilis isolate Ectoservices chromosome 7, ASM5094787v1, whole genome shotgun sequence genome. Coding sequences within it:
- the LOC142587561 gene encoding cystatin-2-like, which encodes MVSPSVAVVRAVAVLLVAAFTCQALGPPGSWQKKQVGEDPAFEEMAHFAISQQVGGNRENFDTVLEILDVETQLVAGTNYRIKFKTAESTCKLTETYSKENCRPRTGDVKDTCTAVVYHVPWENKRSVTSFTCDSA